One Tamlana carrageenivorans genomic region harbors:
- a CDS encoding zinc ribbon domain-containing protein, whose product MAKKKEVTVEERLRALYDLQLIDSRVDEIRNVRGELPLEVRDLEDEVAGLNIRLDKLISNLEVIDNDIAGKKNLIEESKSLIKKYTEQQKNVRNNREFNSLTKEVEFQELEIELAEKHIKEFKVQIEQKKEVIAETKERLKERENHLKHKKGELDAILSETEKEEQALIQKSEEYKEQIDDRLVAAYTRIRTNVKNGLAVVPIERGASGGSFFTIPPQVQVEIASRKKVITDEHSGRILVDAILAEEEREKMEKLFSKL is encoded by the coding sequence ATGGCTAAAAAGAAAGAAGTAACTGTTGAAGAGCGCTTAAGAGCTTTATACGATTTACAACTCATAGATTCTCGTGTAGACGAAATAAGAAATGTTCGTGGTGAACTTCCTTTAGAAGTTCGTGATTTAGAAGATGAAGTTGCTGGATTAAACATTAGATTAGATAAACTTATTTCTAATTTAGAAGTAATTGACAACGATATCGCAGGAAAGAAAAACTTAATTGAAGAATCTAAATCTTTAATTAAGAAATATACCGAGCAACAAAAAAATGTTAGAAATAACAGAGAATTTAATTCTTTAACTAAAGAAGTTGAATTTCAAGAATTAGAAATTGAATTGGCTGAAAAGCATATTAAAGAATTCAAAGTTCAAATCGAGCAAAAGAAAGAAGTTATCGCTGAAACTAAAGAACGTTTAAAAGAGCGTGAAAACCACCTTAAGCACAAAAAAGGTGAGTTGGATGCTATTTTATCTGAAACAGAGAAAGAAGAGCAGGCTTTAATTCAAAAATCTGAAGAATATAAGGAGCAAATTGACGATAGATTAGTTGCTGCATATACTAGAATTAGAACCAATGTAAAAAATGGTTTAGCTGTTGTTCCTATTGAAAGAGGTGCTTCTGGAGGATCATTCTTTACCATTCCACCACAAGTACAAGTTGAAATTGCTTCGCGTAAAAAAGTGATTACCGACGAGCATAGTGGTCGTATTCTAGTTGACGCTATATTAGCTGAAGAAGAAAGAGAAAAAATGGAAAAATTGTTTTCTAAACTGTAA
- the msrA gene encoding peptide-methionine (S)-S-oxide reductase MsrA gives MKQILPLLTFILFFSCQNSAQSNTAQQEVINSNPVEIPIENGKAKAYFASGCFWCVEAIYESVKGVEESISGYSGGHTKNPTYEASNTGRTGHAEAVEIIYDPKIVSFATLVDIYFASQDVTQVNGQGNDKGSQYRSIIFYQNEAQKRIILEKKAGLAKQLGVKIAAEVYPFQKFWVAEDYHQDYEKNHPNNPYIKNVSIPRLNRFKANFPKELLKDSH, from the coding sequence ATGAAACAGATATTACCACTTTTAACTTTTATCCTATTTTTTAGTTGTCAAAATTCAGCTCAAAGCAACACAGCACAACAAGAAGTTATAAACTCCAACCCCGTAGAAATACCCATAGAAAACGGCAAAGCAAAAGCCTACTTTGCTAGCGGTTGCTTCTGGTGTGTTGAAGCCATTTACGAAAGTGTAAAAGGCGTAGAAGAGTCTATTTCAGGCTATTCTGGTGGTCATACTAAAAACCCAACATACGAAGCAAGCAACACTGGAAGAACAGGCCATGCCGAGGCCGTTGAAATTATATACGACCCTAAAATAGTTTCTTTTGCAACCTTAGTAGATATCTATTTTGCCTCGCAGGATGTCACTCAGGTTAACGGACAAGGAAACGACAAAGGCTCGCAATATCGCTCTATTATTTTTTATCAGAATGAAGCGCAAAAACGCATCATTTTAGAAAAGAAAGCAGGGTTAGCAAAACAACTAGGCGTAAAAATAGCCGCTGAAGTTTATCCTTTTCAAAAATTTTGGGTAGCAGAAGATTACCATCAAGATTATGAAAAAAACCACCCTAACAACCCTTATATTAAAAATGTATCGATTCCCCGTCTTAATAGATTTAAAGCTAATTTCCCTAAAGAACTATTAAAAGACAGCCATTAA
- the kynU gene encoding kynureninase: MFTHKLGLEYALEQDESDELKSYRNQFHLPKDQHGNNLIYMTGNSLGLQPKQTNAYVNKELDDWAKLGVEGHTTGDTPWLPYHEFLTKNMADVVGAKPIEVIVMNTLTTNLHLMMVSFYKPTKSRYKILIESDAFPSDKFAVESQLRHHGFDDQEGVIQWKPKENESLLRYEDLESILQKEGDQIALILIGGINYYTGQYFDLKRITKLGHHYGCKVGFDCAHAAGNVVLNLHDSGADFAVWCTYKYLNSGPGSLAGCFIHERHAHNKNLNRFTGWWSHNKATRFNMRDDFDQLPGAEGWQLSNPPILSMAAIKASLDLFEEVGIEKLVKKSQKITSYFEFLLKQLGEDTIRIITPSNPNSRGAQLSIQVKNANKTLHDQLTQAGIISDWREPDVIRCAPTPFYNSFEDVYFLVEQLKTILSMP, translated from the coding sequence GTGTTCACTCATAAACTAGGTCTTGAATATGCTTTAGAACAAGATGAAAGCGACGAATTAAAGTCTTATAGAAATCAATTTCACCTTCCTAAGGATCAACACGGAAACAACCTCATCTACATGACGGGTAATTCCTTAGGCCTGCAACCTAAACAAACCAATGCTTATGTAAACAAAGAGCTTGATGATTGGGCAAAACTAGGCGTGGAAGGCCATACTACAGGCGATACACCATGGCTACCTTATCATGAATTTTTAACGAAAAATATGGCTGATGTAGTCGGTGCAAAACCGATTGAAGTAATTGTTATGAATACGCTTACCACCAACCTTCATTTGATGATGGTTTCCTTTTACAAGCCCACAAAGTCTCGTTATAAAATTTTAATTGAAAGCGATGCGTTTCCTTCAGACAAATTTGCTGTTGAATCACAACTCAGGCATCATGGGTTTGACGACCAAGAAGGCGTTATCCAATGGAAACCTAAAGAGAATGAATCCTTGCTACGTTACGAGGATTTAGAATCGATTCTCCAAAAAGAAGGCGATCAAATTGCACTCATCTTAATTGGTGGTATCAATTACTATACTGGACAATATTTCGACTTAAAACGCATTACCAAACTTGGTCATCATTACGGATGCAAAGTAGGTTTCGACTGTGCGCATGCCGCTGGGAATGTGGTATTAAATCTACATGACTCTGGAGCCGATTTTGCGGTTTGGTGTACCTATAAATACTTAAACTCAGGACCTGGAAGTCTCGCAGGTTGTTTTATTCACGAACGTCATGCTCATAACAAAAACCTAAACCGCTTTACAGGTTGGTGGAGTCACAATAAAGCTACTCGGTTTAATATGCGTGATGACTTTGATCAGCTTCCAGGAGCAGAAGGTTGGCAACTTAGCAATCCGCCTATCCTATCTATGGCTGCCATAAAAGCGTCCTTAGACCTGTTCGAAGAAGTGGGTATTGAAAAACTTGTAAAGAAATCACAAAAAATAACCAGTTATTTTGAGTTTTTACTAAAACAATTAGGTGAAGATACCATCCGGATTATCACACCTTCGAATCCTAATTCTCGAGGCGCCCAGCTATCCATTCAGGTAAAAAACGCTAATAAAACGCTACACGACCAATTAACACAAGCAGGCATTATAAGTGATTGGCGCGAACCCGATGTTATTCGATGCGCTCCTACACCTTTCTATAACAGCTTTGAGGATGTGTATTTTTTGGTTGAGCAGTTGAAAACTATTTTAAGTATGCCATAA
- the lpxK gene encoding tetraacyldisaccharide 4'-kinase, whose protein sequence is MKILRYLLLPVVPIYFMVTWLRNKFYDLEIKKSKPYNFPVICVGNLSVGGTGKTPMIEYLIQSLKNDYKLASLSRGYKRKTKGYKLADAEDSAQTIGDEPFQFYNKFKNDIQVAVDSNRQNGISKLRGLKLQPEVILLDDAYQHRKVKAGFNILLTTYAHPFYNDMVLPTGDLREPRRGAKRAQCIVVTKCPDALGKEEKQQIINHINPLAYQYVFFSQIVYSKIIFSANDSKDIESLPDFTLVTGIANATPLVQFLKQKSLKFEHLNYGDHYDFSENDISELSKKSCIVTTEKDFMRLKQHDVLKDKLYYLPIQVKIEHGEKFDALVKDFIKHY, encoded by the coding sequence ATGAAAATTTTAAGATACCTATTGCTTCCTGTGGTTCCCATTTATTTTATGGTGACTTGGCTGCGAAATAAATTTTACGATTTGGAGATTAAAAAGTCTAAACCTTATAATTTTCCTGTGATTTGTGTTGGGAACTTAAGTGTTGGTGGCACCGGAAAAACGCCTATGATTGAATATTTAATTCAATCTCTAAAAAATGATTACAAGTTAGCGAGCTTAAGTCGGGGGTATAAAAGAAAAACGAAAGGTTATAAATTGGCCGATGCAGAAGATTCTGCTCAAACTATTGGTGATGAGCCTTTTCAGTTTTATAATAAATTTAAAAATGACATTCAGGTGGCAGTAGATTCTAATCGGCAAAATGGGATATCCAAATTACGCGGGTTGAAGCTACAACCTGAAGTTATATTGCTAGATGATGCCTACCAACACCGAAAAGTAAAGGCTGGCTTCAATATTTTACTAACCACTTATGCGCATCCGTTTTATAATGATATGGTTTTGCCTACAGGAGATTTAAGAGAACCTCGACGTGGTGCAAAACGAGCGCAGTGCATTGTGGTTACTAAATGTCCTGATGCATTGGGTAAGGAAGAAAAGCAGCAGATTATTAACCATATAAACCCCTTAGCTTACCAGTATGTTTTTTTTAGTCAGATAGTTTATTCTAAAATAATTTTTTCTGCCAACGATTCAAAAGACATAGAAAGCTTACCTGATTTTACGCTTGTTACAGGTATTGCCAATGCCACACCGTTAGTGCAGTTTTTGAAGCAAAAATCACTAAAATTTGAACATTTAAATTATGGTGATCATTATGATTTTTCAGAAAATGATATTTCTGAATTATCGAAGAAATCCTGTATTGTAACTACCGAAAAGGATTTTATGCGATTAAAGCAACATGATGTTTTAAAGGATAAGCTGTATTATTTGCCTATCCAGGTTAAGATAGAGCATGGCGAAAAATTTGATGCTTTAGTAAAAGATTTTATTAAGCATTACTAG
- a CDS encoding Nif3-like dinuclear metal center hexameric protein produces MIVQDVINHLEALAPLAYAEDFDNVGLLVGDKQLEVTGILVALDTLEAVVDEAIHENCNLIVSFHPIIFKGLKKITGKTYVERVVLKAIKHDIAIYTLHTALDNALLGVNDMICNQLNLTNKQVLIPKNGTIKKLVTYVPKYEAHLLRSALFEAGAGNIGNYSECSFNVDGYGTYNGNEDSNPTLGEKGRVHTEEETKISVTFAKHLESKILHTLFDTHSYEEVAYEITTLENKNQDIGMGMIGELETPMAEKKFLAYVKDKMNTACIRHSAFLNKNIKKVAVLGGSGSFAISAAKAAGADAFITADLKYHDFFTAENNILLTDIGHYESEQYTKNLLVAYLKKKITNFAIILSKTNTNPVKYF; encoded by the coding sequence ATGATCGTTCAAGACGTCATCAATCACTTAGAAGCGCTTGCGCCTTTAGCTTATGCTGAAGATTTTGACAATGTAGGCCTGCTAGTTGGCGATAAACAGCTAGAAGTCACAGGGATTTTAGTAGCATTAGACACGCTTGAAGCCGTAGTAGATGAAGCCATACACGAAAACTGCAATCTCATCGTTAGTTTTCATCCCATTATTTTTAAAGGACTCAAAAAGATAACTGGAAAAACCTATGTGGAGCGCGTGGTGTTAAAAGCCATTAAGCACGACATTGCCATTTACACCTTACATACGGCCTTAGACAATGCTTTATTAGGGGTGAACGACATGATTTGCAACCAATTAAATTTAACAAATAAACAAGTTTTAATTCCGAAAAACGGCACTATAAAAAAATTAGTGACCTACGTTCCTAAATACGAAGCACATTTGTTACGCAGCGCCTTATTTGAAGCGGGCGCAGGAAATATTGGTAATTACAGCGAATGCAGCTTCAACGTCGATGGTTACGGAACCTATAATGGTAACGAAGACTCCAACCCTACTCTAGGAGAAAAAGGACGCGTACATACCGAAGAAGAAACAAAAATATCGGTAACATTTGCCAAGCATTTGGAGTCGAAAATACTCCACACTCTTTTCGACACCCATTCGTATGAAGAAGTAGCATACGAAATCACCACTTTAGAAAACAAAAATCAAGACATTGGTATGGGCATGATAGGCGAACTAGAAACCCCGATGGCAGAGAAAAAATTTCTAGCATATGTTAAGGATAAAATGAATACCGCATGTATTCGACATTCTGCCTTTCTTAATAAAAACATTAAAAAAGTAGCGGTTTTAGGCGGCTCTGGTAGTTTTGCTATTTCTGCTGCTAAAGCGGCTGGTGCTGACGCCTTTATAACAGCCGATTTAAAATATCATGATTTTTTTACTGCTGAAAATAACATTCTTCTTACTGATATTGGGCATTATGAAAGTGAACAGTACACAAAAAATCTTTTAGTAGCATATCTTAAGAAAAAAATTACTAATTTTGCAATCATTTTATCAAAGACAAATACCAATCCTGTTAAGTATTTTTAA